From one Dermacentor silvarum isolate Dsil-2018 chromosome 3, BIME_Dsil_1.4, whole genome shotgun sequence genomic stretch:
- the LOC119445632 gene encoding sulfotransferase ssu-1 isoform X2 — MPGRRPYRQIIDGVARCPVLDPEIFRKSLLFRAADGDVVQSSFPKSGTHWMQYITQLIIKKGEAVTTHAHFANNLRFIEYMGCDGWKSPLPVRLLLTHNPLERETMNEKAKYVYIARNPWDVCVSLFRMATDLSHYRFQDGTFEEFFEPFVEGDLGYGNYFDHVAKAYALKDEPNVFFVTYEELKKDTRSTVLRLAHFLGKGYGEHLEKDEHTLRNILEWSTPEYMRRAMVMNLQANENPLLNALFSRDNTKSKQGYEGDCNKYTVVREAKVGGWREYFTPEMLSRLEEKIRQQGDRLPS; from the coding sequence ATGCCGGGACGGAGGCCCTATCGCCAAATCATCGACGGCGTTGCCAGGTGTCCTGTACTCGACCCAGAAATCTTCCGCAAAAGCCTTCTTTTTCGTGCCGCGGATGGCGACGTCGTTCAGAGCTCGTTCCCGAAAAGCGGCACGCATTGGATGCAGTACATCACGCAGCTTATCATCAAAAAAGGCGAGGCGGTCACTACGCACGCACACTTTGCCAACAATCTCCGCTTTATCGAATACATGGGTTGCGACGGCTGGAAGTCACCACTTCCCGTGAGACTTCTGTTAACGCATAACCCTCTAGAGCGAGAGACCATGAACGAAAAGGCAAAGTACGTCTACATCGCTCGGAACCCTTGGGACGTCTGCGTCTCGCTTTTTCGCATGGCGACAGACCTGAGCCATTACCGCTTTCAGGATGGCACTTTCGAAGAGTTCTTCGAACCGTTTGTAGAAGGTGACTTAGGTTACGGAAATTACTTTGACCACGTAGCAAAGGCATATGCTCTGAAGGACGAACCCAACGTGTTCTTTGTCACGTACGAGGAACTCAAGAAGGACACCCGAAGTACCGTGCTCAGGCTTGCACACTTCCTGGGAAAAGGTTATGGCGAGCATCTTGAGAAAGACGAACATACGCTCCGGAACATTCTAGAATGGTCCACGCCTGAATATATGAGGCGCGCCATGGTTATGAACCTGCAGGCTAACGAGAATCCACTATTAAATGCGTTGTTTTCCAGAGACAACACGAAGAGCAAGCAGGGTTACGAGGGGGACTGCAACAAGTACACAGTGGTGCGAGAAGCGAAAGTTGGAGGCTGGAGGGAATACTTCACGCCGGAGATGCTGAGCCGTTTAGAGGAGAAGATACGACAACAAGGTGATAGGCTTCCTTCATGA
- the LOC119445632 gene encoding sulfotransferase 1C2 isoform X1, with amino-acid sequence MPGRRPYRQIIDGVPRCPVVDPEIFRKSLLFRAANGDVVQSSFPKSGTHWMQYITQLIIKKGEAVTTHAHFANNLRSIEYMGCDGWKSPLPVRLLITHNPLERATMNEKAKYVYIARNPWDVSVSLFRMMTDLSHYRFQDGTFEEFFEPFVDGDLGYGSYFDHVAKAYALKDEPNVFFVTYEQLKKDTRSTVLRLAHFLGEAYGMHLEKDEQTLRNILEWSTPEYMRRAMVMNLQANENPLLNAVFSREHTKSKQGVDGDCNKYTVVREAKVGGWREYFTPAMLSRLEEKIREQGDKASFMTLWSDIRQQAIDLSKR; translated from the coding sequence ATGCCGGGACGGAGGCCCTATCGCCAAATCATCGACGGCGTTCCCAGGTGTCCTGTAGTCGATCCAGAAATCTTTCGTAAAAGCCTTCTTTTTCGTGCCGCCAATGGCGACGTCGTTCAGAGCTCGTTCCCGAAAAGCGGCACGCATTGGATGCAGTACATCACGCAGCTTATCATCAAAAAAGGCGAGGCGGTCACTACGCACGCACACTTTGCCAACAACCTCCGCTCTATCGAATACATGGGTTGCGATGGCTGGAAGTCACCTCTTCCCGTGAGACTTCTGATTACGCATAACCCTCTAGAGCGTGCGACTATGAACGAAAAGGCAAAGTACGTCTACATCGCTCGCAACCCTTGGGACGTCAGCGTCTCGCTTTTTCGCATGATGACAGACCTGAGCCATTACCGATTTCAGGATGGCACTTTCGAAGAGTTCTTCGAACCGTTTGTAGATGGTGACCTAGGTTACGGAAGTTACTTTGACCACGTAGCAAAGGCATATGCTCTGAAGGACGAACCCAACGTGTTCTTTGTCACGTACGAGCAACTCAAGAAGGACACCCGAAGTACGGTGCTCAGGCTTGCACACTTCCTCGGAGAAGCTTACGGCATGCACCTAGAAAAAGATGAACAAACGCTCCGGAACATTCTAGAATGGTCCACGCCTGAGTATATGAGGCGCGCCATGGTTATGAACCTGCAGGCTAACGAGAATCCACTATTAAATGCGGTGTTTTCGAGAGAGCACACGAAGAGCAAGCAGGGTGTCGATGGGGACTGTAACAAGTACACAGTGGTGCGAGAAGCGAAAGTTGGAGGCTGGAGGGAATACTTCACGCCGGCGATGCTGAGCCGTTTAGAGGAGAAGATACGAGAACAAGGTGATAAGGCTTCCTTCATGACACTGTGGAGTGACATAAGGCAACAGGCAATTGATTTGTCGAAACGTTAA